Proteins from one Caminicella sporogenes DSM 14501 genomic window:
- a CDS encoding DUF2325 domain-containing protein, with protein sequence MSVVIVGGHERMERIYKNTGKKYGCKVKVFTKMQRDFHKRIGNPDYIVVFTDVISHKLVDVTLRISKKKNIPNLRLHNSSLKTLEKVLQQIIVN encoded by the coding sequence ATGAGTGTAGTAATAGTAGGTGGACATGAGAGAATGGAAAGAATATATAAAAATACAGGCAAGAAATACGGATGCAAAGTAAAAGTATTTACTAAAATGCAGAGAGATTTTCACAAACGTATAGGTAATCCAGATTACATAGTAGTTTTTACTGATGTAATATCACATAAGCTAGTTGATGTTACATTGAGAATATCTAAAAAGAAGAATATACCAAACTTGAGATTACACAATAGTAGTTTGAAAACATTAGAAAAAGTTTTGCAACAAATTATTGTAAACTGA
- the proC gene encoding pyrroline-5-carboxylate reductase has translation MNKKVGIIGCGNMASAIIGGIIQSKLISPENVIVSDRDYAKLELISKKYGIKITKDNTEVANFSDILILAVKPYIHDVILEEIKNNVKSDTVVVTIAAGIDINYIETKLGQTVKVIRTMPNTPALVRQGMSALCANKNVTDKELENVVKIFESFGKVEIIDEKLMDFIPAISGSSPAYVFMFIEALADGGVVSGIPRDKAYKMAAQAVLGAAQMVLETGKHPGELKDMVCTPGGTTIEAVSSLERNNFRGAVIEAVKACNDKAVSMLKK, from the coding sequence ATGAATAAGAAAGTTGGAATAATTGGATGCGGAAATATGGCAAGTGCCATTATTGGAGGAATTATTCAATCAAAATTAATATCACCGGAAAATGTAATTGTTAGTGATAGAGATTATGCTAAGTTGGAGTTAATATCTAAGAAATATGGTATTAAAATTACTAAAGACAATACAGAAGTGGCTAATTTTAGTGACATATTGATTTTAGCTGTAAAACCTTATATTCATGATGTAATTCTTGAGGAAATAAAAAATAATGTAAAAAGTGATACTGTAGTAGTAACGATAGCTGCGGGAATAGATATAAATTACATTGAGACAAAACTTGGACAAACTGTTAAAGTAATAAGAACAATGCCAAATACGCCAGCACTTGTAAGACAAGGTATGAGTGCATTATGTGCTAATAAAAATGTTACAGATAAAGAACTTGAAAATGTAGTAAAAATATTTGAAAGCTTTGGAAAGGTAGAAATTATAGATGAAAAACTTATGGATTTTATACCAGCTATAAGTGGTTCTTCTCCTGCATATGTTTTTATGTTTATTGAAGCTCTTGCAGACGGTGGGGTGGTTAGTGGAATACCAAGAGATAAAGCTTATAAAATGGCGGCACAGGCTGTTTTAGGTGCAGCACAGATGGTTCTTGAAACAGGGAAACATCCGGGAGAATTAAAGGATATGGTATGCACACCGGGTGGAACTACTATAGAGGCTGTTAGTTCATTAGAAAGGAATAATTTTAGAGGAGCAGTTATTGAAGCTGTAAAAGCTTGTAATGATAAAGCAGTTTCTATGCTCAAAAAATAA